The segment GCCACATTCCTCAAATTCCAGGAAAAATGTAGCTAATTATAGAAGATAGATTCTACAATTGACTGGGACTGGAGCAGTAAGCGATGGGAAAATCTGTTTCCACTGCCTCGGTTCCCTCATTTATAAAGCTTTCAGCGTTTCTCAAACACGAGTGCCAGTAACACACAGCACTCACTGAAGCAAGGTCTGACAACCATTATTTGTGTCTGAAAGGGACTGACACTTATCCTGAAAGTATGCCATCTCTAACTTGGTACATTGTGAATTGTGCTGAAATGGATCCGTTTATGCTCACAGGGCCAGTACGTGCTGAAAATGTACAACTTTCAAACTGCTCCAAactgctttctatgtttctaacccacaGATGCTTTTAAATTCGAAATCACCAACATGTTTAAAACTCATTTACACCCTTGTTTGCATGCTCTCTTATTTGTGCTTTTCTCTCATTTGCCCTCGTACTAACTCCCATACTTCATTTTGTTCCCACTCTCCTTCCTTCTTTCCCTTGATTTCACCATTTCTTCCCTTTCTCCTTTCCCTCTTACACCATGAACCCACCCAGCTTATCGAGTTTATTAAGAACCATTTGCCTCATTGATTACTTGCTATGTGATGGAGCCATGCAGGACAAGGCTGAAGGGGTTGTGCTGAAATATGTGGGCCACAGATAGGGTGGATAATATCAAATCATCCCCCATAACGGAAACATCGAAAACCAATGGGATTGAGGCAAGAAGTAAGAGGGTTTGAGCAGATCGGAGGATGATTTTTTTCACCTGGTTGGCATCTGGAGCACAAtgcctgagaaggtggtggagacAAGTActctaaaaacattttaaaagtatCTGAATGAGCACTTAAATCACCAGTGCACTGTACGTCACAGACTAAGTGCTGgtcaatgggattagtgcaggtgggttcttgatggttggcatggataaggtgggccgaaggacctgtttctgtgctgtatgacaatgGTTGCTCATTGAAACCTATACTGAATACTgcaagacctggatagagtggatgcgcagaggatgtttccagtagtgggagaatctaggaccggagagcacagcctcagaatacaaaGTTGTAtctttacaatggagatgaggaatttctttagccagagggtggtgaatctgcacttATCTATCCAGGGTTTATGGGGCGAATGCAGGAGAatagggctgagagggaaaaataggtcagccagcagggaggttctgctgcagctgtacagggcattggtgagaccacacctggagtattgcgtacagttttggtctcctaatctgaggaaagacattcttgccatagagggagtacagagaaggttcaccagattgattcctgggatggcaggactttcatatgaagaaagactggatagactcggcttgtactcgctggaatttagaagattgaggggggatcttatagaaacttacaaaattcctaaggggttggacaggctagatgcaggaagattgttccctatgttggggaagtccagaacaaggggtcacagtttaaggataggggggaagtcttttaggaccgagatgagaacgttttttttcacacaaagagtggtgaatctgtggaattctctgccacagaaggtagttgaggccagttcattggctatatttaagagggagttagatgtggcccttgtggctaaagggatcagggggtacggagagaaggcaggtgcgggatactgagttggatgatcagccatgatcatattgaatggcggtgcaggctcgaagggccgaatggcctactcctgcacctattttctatgtttctatgtttctatgattgaatggtggagcagattcaatgggctgaatggtctaattctactccaatgtcTTGTGATTATGTAAACAGAACCCTCAGCACTGCAAGTTCATGCTGAccttcaagcacccatttacattaatgctGCATTATTCTCCCAACACCTGTATTAACTACCCCACCGCTCCCAGATTCTggaacctatacatcaggaggtgcagatccagagcaagcaagatcatgagggacccctgccaccccagcaacggactgttccagatgctacgatcaggcaaacgtctccgatgtcacgctgtgaaaacggagaggatgagacggagctttttcccacaggccatcaggactgtcaacttttataaccccagagactaaatttttgtcggcactaatagtaacttattaactttattgatatgctgtaactgtaattctttttgtgcataacccgcaggcattgccactttcatttcactgcacatcgtgtatgtgtatgtgacaaataaatttgacttgacttgaacttatCCACatactaggggcattttacagtgcCCTATTAAtcgacaaatctgcacgtctttgggatgtgggaagaaaccagagcacctagaggaaacccacacggtgacaTACAAAGTTTGCAGAGACTCCGCCAAAGATCTGGATCCAGTCCAGGCTACTGGAGTTGTAAGACAACAGAACTGCTGGCATGTCAAGTTGTACACTTTAACAATTTTCTGAGTATGTGTAATGCATGCAAGTATATGACGTATGACATGAGCCCAAAGGCCCATGTGGGTGATTGGTTGAATACACCTGTTGCGAGTGTTCTTGCAGCTTTCTGCCTGTCATTACATTTCTCTATGTACACCACTTTGATCAGGTTTAAAGTTAGCAGCGCACACAAACGGCTAATTAAAATGATCAACAAATAAAAGACGGTAAAAGATTAAGAATCCAGAGGCTTCAACTCTGTCAGGAAGCACGTGAGGGGCAAAGAAAATCACAGCCACTCTGAGCTTGCACAGGGATTAGTCCAAAGCAAACACCTCGTTATGAAAACAAGGGCATTGGATATAAAGCACAAGGACATCGTGAGAGTTTATAGCTGTTCAGGCTCAAGCTGATTGCATTGGAAGTTACATTGTATGCAATCATTGTATTCGATGTCTAACAGAATTGAATCTTGACCATACTCTGAAACTAAACCATTCAGTGGTTGAAGAAAGCAACCTAAGGCTGGCTGCGTGATGCGCAATAAATGATGGCCTTGACAGCAACACTGCATCTGCAAATATGAACATTTAACAAAGGCGCACTAATTTTAACCCAACCTTCCCATCAGAAAGATGCTCAGTAAAATGGATCGTGTTCCCTTTCTCACCAGCTTGGTTAGATTAAAGGCAGAAAGAGACTTCAAACTAAAAACAAATGTCAAACTAAATTCGTCCGTCAGCAACAAGTTACTCCTTGAAACACCCTCTGGTAATCAAAAGCAAAGTGTGGGTTTGGCAGAAGACTGGTggagttttggagtaactcagctggtcaagcagcatctctggaggacacggagaggtgatgtttcaggtcgggacttacAAAGCTTGATATAAAACTGTGCTGATGAAAAAGAATAGCATCTGCAATCTGTTTGCCGAGTACAGTTTTGAGAGAGGAACGTAATCCATTGAAGGCAAACTATTGACACATGGAGTTATTGGGAATCTCAGTTGAACAGGAAAAGGCTGGAAAAACAATAGCTTTGCACAGTGTGGTTCCATTCCTGATATTCACACGAGGTATCCTGCACCCAAAGGCCAGGAGGGAGAGGGCTTTCCCTTGCATTACTTATAGCAGGCAGCAAAGCAGCTTACAGTACTCATGTAGATATGATTATTCAGTAAATCGTTCATCCGCGCAGAGGTCAGGTTACCAGTGGTCATTTTATACTGAGGTATGTAGGAACAATTTCTCGCTGATCACTGGGGTATTGAAAGGGAAAGCAGGTAGGGCTCTGCGGGAGAGGAGATTGTGGGATCGACACTCCCCATTCCAGTGGCTTGAACACACAAGTGCacgtacatatgcacacacatggaCATACTGCATACACCCACACAAACAAAACACAttgcatatacacacaaacatatgTACAGACACAAATtgcacacacactaggcacacatTGCACGTGCCTGCTTACACCATCCACACACcgcacaaacacacagacaaaaTCTGACACACACAaatcacatgcacatacataaaCTCATAttggcacacaaacacacacacacacacacacacacacgcacacaaacactggCATGCATACAGATGCACATACCCAAACGCACACACTGCTCACAGATAACCACGTGCAAATATAGACTGCACGCATTGCACACACATTTACAAATGTCCTCATACATGTACATGTATATAcacaactacacacacacacatgcgcgcacacacacacacaaacagtatTTCTGTGGAAGTACAGCACTCAGGCTGGTGGCTGATTTGATCTGAGCTTCAACCCCACTGATAAATGTAACTCTGGATTCGCTTGAAGTTTAAATCCTAGCCCAGCCTTTGGTAATTGTATTATCTATTTCTTTCCCTTCTATTGTGCTCACCTCTGCACCTGCCAACAAACGGACACTGATCTAAATGTCTAACCCTGCCTCTCTCCGTGTATAGACTCGATTGGACTTCAAGCAGTGATTTGCTTCTGAGGTTGCAGGCCCTTGGCCTCAGGCAGTGAGGGATCACCCGGCCCAACTACCCTCCATCACTCAAGGCTCAGGCCAGCGCCTGTCTCTCATGCACATTTAGTCAGATCAGTGCAGGTAATAAACTGCCTGCTCGCTCTTCCACTGTTGTTCTTAATGTCACCCTGGAGTGATTTCTGTCCACGTTATCACCCGCTGAATCAGAGGCCACAGACACAAAGGCTACAGATATTAAATAAAATCAGTGAGTCAAATTGAAAGCTGTGAATCATTCAGCTCCTCAGCATAAACTAATATAACACACCTGCTGTGCGTTTACCGTAACTATGCTCGGGAGAGCCAGGCGAGGTGGACATTTGATGAAAGCTGAAGCTGGTTAGCACTATAACTGCTGTGATGAAAAGGAAGATTTGCAAACACAGCTGAGTATCCCCCTCGTCCTGTGAAAGTAGTGTAATAAGTCTACTCTCTGTGGTGTACGTCTATCGGTGAGAAGTTGCAGTGCAAAGAGTAGGAAAGATTTCCAGTTTTCATCATGCGCTTGCACACAAAGGCAAGTACACTACACATGCACACAAGAATGCACACACTCAACCACATATACAACCACACAGTCATGCAAACACATATGTACTCATgcacacaaaaacaggcccttttggtcaccctgcccacgctgacattaattttgaagaagggtcttcagaccactgtctgaagaaggatcccaagcccagaatgtcacccatccatgttctccagagatgctgtttgacccgataggttactccagcactttgtgtcccattgAGAAGGATTGCTTTTCAGAGGTGGAAGAGTGTTGGTACCAAAATCTACAGGAGGAGATACACTGAGGCACTTCTATTTGCCACATCTGGGATTGATCTAATGAGAACGTAAAGCATTCTACTGGCCAAGAATACACAGAGTGAAAGAATTCACAGGAAAATGTGTATATATTTCAAAGGGTAAAGCATCAAGAGTTGGATAGGAGGCCTTGGGTCAAGGGAGCAGCAGATCTCTTCACAATACAACTACTTTATAACTGGCAATTATGTTCCAACCTCCTGGAATTGGATAGGCTCTATTTAATCACATCCTCAGTCATCAATCGCAGGCTGAAAGGTCATCTTCCCGAACACGTCCCATTGTTTCAAATCTTGTACCACTTCCTTCCATTTCTCAGTGTCCTCCCTGCTGATGTTAAGTCCACTCTATTGTGTGGATCCACAGAGGGTCCAGGCAATGCTAGAGTCAGAGGGATAAGCAGGACAGAAGTGCTTCTACTCagcaagtccgcactgaccaacaagtaatcatttacactaatccaagtttattctcctcacattcccatcaattctctGTAGCTTGTGGTactaaatttttttaaattaggaaAATTTTAGGGGTCAGCTTTCATTCTGAATCAATCGAATAGGCTATAGATGCAAATTGTTTTAAATCATTCAAGAGTTTAATTCAAAAGAGGTTATCATGGAGAGATGCagcacaataaaagacctttctgCCCAATCAGTCTATGCtggccatcaaacactcatttacactaattctagtacattctccccacattctcattaacTCGCCCGGGAGTCTCACCTCCACCATTTTGCAGATGGCAATTAATCTcctaactgcacgtctttggaatatgggtgaTAATAtgagcacccagaggagacccacacaggcacagggagaatgtgcaaattccttaGAAGCAGCACtggagggcaggattgaaccctggttacTGGAAATGTGAGCCAAAGCTATACCAGTTGAATTGCTGTCCATCCAGAATGGTATTGCAAAAATGTCATTTTCAACCATTACTTCATCTCCTTTTAATATTCAAACATTGCAATAAATTACAACAAGACCCTATTATGATGATTACTACCTAGTTTGCAAATGGCATGGGTCAGTTCTCACTCCGTGCATACAAATGCTCTGGCAATGTCATGTTGGATAGGTCTGTGAGATCACCAGCCAGAGATCTTGCATGTTTCAACAGGAAGCTACGTGCAaggtgtgagggggtgtgagtAACTGGGGCAAGGTTGTGAGTGGCTCACTGCAAGGGGCGGTCTTGGGAGCCGGAGCAAGTAGTGGGTGAGAGAATCATGTGTCAAGAACATTTATTTGTCATATTGACCAGATATGAGCtgaatcaatgaaattcttacttgctgaagCTTCACAGGCACAGTTGATGcaagaaaataaaacaataaaacatCAGTTATTCTAAGGAAgctagaccatgatagtgcaaaaaccaaagtacCTAAAGCAACTGTAATGGTGCAAAGTCTGTAGTGGTTCTAAAATGTCCACATTCCACACCTGCGTCACAAGAGGCCTATGAAGCAAACAGCGTGTGTGTACcattacttttttacacaaagggtggtgcgtttatggaatgacctgccggaggagatagttgaggcaggtacaatcagaacatttaagagacatttggacaggtacatggataggataggtttagagagttgtgggccaagtgcaggcaggttggactagtgtagctgggccatgtttgtcagcatgggcaagttggaccgaagggcctgtttccatgcagtatgactcaatAGCATCAAATGGTGGGTGCTGCACACCTTTGGGTGTCACTGTGCAGATCCAGGGTCCCCGTGAATCAGTGTcagcatataaccatataaccatataacaactacagcatggaaacaggcctgtccggccctaccagtccacgccgaccattttccctgacctagtctcatctacctgcactcagaccataaccctctaatcccctcctatccatatacctatccaatttactcttaaataataaaatcgagccagcctccaccacttccaccggaagcccattccatacagccaccaccctctgagtaaagaagttccccctcatgttacccctaaacctttgtccctcaattctgaagctatgtccccttgttggaatcttccccactctcaaagggaaaagcctacccacgtcaactctgtccgtccctctcaaaatttaaaaaacctctatcaagtcccccctcaaccttctacgctccaaagaataaagacccaacctgttcaacctctctctgtagcctaagtgctgaaacccaggcaacattctagtaaatctcctctgtaccctctccattttgtcgacatccttcctataactataactatagcAGGAGAGGATCTGGAGCAAGAATCGTGGGTTTTGAGCAACTCTCCATTTATAGGAGGCAGGCTGTTTCAGGATTACCCAGTAACATCCTTCATTCGAAAATCCTTCTTGGTCAGttcaaattattttctttatCTCAGCAATTTCACCTTTaattatacattccaagaaattccCTAATCCATATTTTAAATAAAGCTGCTTCTAATTACTTGGGTCAGCTCTATTTGGAAGTGAATATTATATAGGGCACTTGCCAACAAAATGCATTCCCAACAGATTCTTGCAATCTCATTTTTATAGTCTTCTATTATTTATTCACATATCCCTGAGAGACCCTCAATCTATCCCtcagtccctgcacattaaccttTCAGCTTAactcaaattttaaaaattatttctcaTCTCATGGAACAATTTAGCATTTACTTCATAATATTCCTGCTTCTTATAAACAACGATTAAAATTTATGTTTACTGCCCCACTAATTTCTTCTGGTAACAGAAATTGTGGACTTGGTACAACTCATATACATCACCATTCCAATAAAGTTGGAGGTTAAGACTAGGGACTTGATTGGAACAGACATGTTCCTGATGGGTCTtaacaggatggatgtggagaggatgtttcctttgTGGAAGCATCTAGAACAAGAGCTAACTGCTTAAAACTGGGGAATCTTCCTCTGACACAGACAAAGAGAAACATGTTTTTCTCAGCAAGTTGTTGAAACTTCGTCAAAGGACAGtggaagcagagtctttgaataCTCTTAATACATaagtagatagatacttgatacaCTGGGTATGTGGAAGTTagtaggttacagggaaataaaaagaaaatgagATTAATGCATTGCTCTGGAAGcagcatagatttgatgggccaaaaggccaccTTCCATGTTGTAAGAAAATATGGAAAATAGGAAAAGTGTGAAAGATTACCAGGAAGGGTCGAGAATATAGGTTGAAGTTACATTCTGATTAGTCATAATCTTTAAGATGTGGGAACAGGTTTGAGGGGCCTATTCCTGCTCATAGTTTGTATCAATATGTGATTCATCAAACTCTTTCACTGGGAACCTCATCTGATTTCTTAGAATTTTCTTATCACAAATATATTTGTAAAATATTTCATTGatcttttcaatatttttgaggCATCCCTTTTTGTGCTTTTTCCAACGTTCTCAGTCAAAGTTGCTAGACGGAAAgagataataatatgcaaaacaaGTACATGCCGCTTTGAAGGGCCATTACTGGATGTGTTGCCAAGTGGCAAGGATAAGAAATGTATCAAAAGCAAACTGGTGAAGTGGACTGACATTGTTTTGACTGCTTGTGTGTGCGATCTGAAGCATTGAGCAGATTGGAGACCTGTCGCACACATTCGGCAGCAAGACTGCCTGTGCCTACTGATACTGAGCACCAATACACTCCTGTATTATTTAACTCTTGCACATACAAAAGTTTGTTCAACTCATTCACATATTTCCGATGGGGCTACCCAGCAAACACTGCGCCATCACAGTGCATTCTCACTCTGCTCCTCTCTCCTGGCGTGTCAGTTACACACTCCTCCGTGcagcctcactcacccactccctcttgaATGCTGTTTCACTCAGGACCTCCATTCTCATTAAGTTTTTACTCCTGCATACATGTCAATCTCTACCGAGTGCCCAGGCACTCAGTTTCTCCCTCCTGCTGTGGTCTCACTCACTTGTTCCCTCCTGAATATTTTATCACCAGATCCCAGGTCGCAAGCATAGTATCGTCATCCTCTAGCTCCTGAGGATAATCTTGCTCTATCAGTCCCTCTTCAGTGTAATCTCCCTCAATTCATCTGCTCCCAAGAGGAGTGTCACACAATCATTCTTCTCTTATGTAGGGTCATTTGGTTTCTCTTCCAGTGTCACTCAGTCACTCTTCCCCAGTGTAGTGTTACAGTCTCTCCATCCCAAGCACAAcatccctctgcctctccctcctgaGTGGAGCATCATTATGCCTATCCCTCCCGAGTGCATCAATGTCTCTCGTTCCCGAGAATAGTGTCACTCAGTCTGTCCCTCCCGACTGTAGCATCATTCAACCTCTCTTCCTGAGTGGGCTCTCACTTAGTTTCCCCCCTCCTAGCATAGTCTCACTCTATATTTCTCTCCGAGTGTGCTCCCTCCTGAGTGTGCTCACTCAATTACAGCCTCCTGTCTGTCATCTCCCTCCTGAATGTTGTGCACTAAATTTATTTTCCCAACTGTCTCCCTCCAAAGTGAAGGTTTAGTTAGTCCATTCCTCTGAGGTATGGTGCCATTTAGTCACTTCGTCCTGTGTGTAACTCACTGTCAGAACCTCCAGTCCTGAGTGGAGTCTGCGTTCAGTCCCCTGTCAATGCTCTGGCCCTCTGGTGATCAATAGACATTCCCACCCCATAACACCTACCTTTACAAAAAGGGCTCCCTTGGCTGCCAACGAGTCGCTTCCTTTCCCATTGGGATAGCACTGAAATTCAACGTCTAAAATCGGGTAGCGACTGGCAAAAAAGAGGCCGCTGTTTAAAAACTTGAAGCTGCAGCAGCTTTGCCAAGCGTAGGTCCCCACATCGTACAGCACGTACTGGAAGTAGGGGTTCAGCTGCGTTTTCAATCGCTCCGCCGATCGCTTGTCGAAGACCTCCTGCAGGCAGAGGAAGTCCAGGTTGGCGGGAAAGAAGGCCGACAGCTCGTGGTCAAAAGTCTCACCCTGGTGCCTCTTTTTCCTCAGGGATGACTTCTTCATGACAGAGGCCTTGTGGACAAACTTGTTATTGGGGGTGGTGCCATAGTCCGTCATCCCATCAACGATCCTGAACTTGATCAGGGATTCTCTGGACGTATTGTTGCTGTCCAGGCTGCTCCTGTCTCCTTCCTTCTGCCTGTGGTTTGGGATTTGATCGTTTTGGTCCTcagcctcaacctctccctgctcgGTGGGCTGGGTTATGGTGACCTGCACACTGCAGGCGTCTGCCTCTTTGCCAGCCGAAGACGTTGCCTCCTCATTGCAGATGCGGACAATGCAGGAGTTGCTGTCCCCATCACTCTGCTCCCAGCTCAGCTTGGAGTCCTTGCTGTTCTCGCTGCAGTTTCCAATGAAGTTGTCCCCTTTGTAATCCATGGAGGAAGTCCTCTTGATGCCCGTGCTGTTTGCCCGGTTGTTCTCGCTGGGATGTGGGCAGGCCAGGCTGCTCCAGCTTGCAGCACTAATGGATGTGTTGGTCGGGGAGTCGATGTAAATCTTAATCTGAGGCCGGCTGGCACCATTCCGGATTCTCCTGCCCACCTCGCAGGACCTCAGCTGGGTGTTGGAGAGGTTGTTGAAGCGGGCCAAAGAATCGGGCAGGAGGCAGACATTGGCTGTGGCGAAGCAGAAGCTCTTGCCACCCAATGCCTTCCAGTTGCCAGGCCCTGTTGCCCCACCGGCCTCAGAGCTATCCTCAAACTTTGAGTAAACATAGGGTCTGCGGGCAGACTGGAGAGGGGCCCAGATCACAAAACCCACCAGTGCGAATGGGAGGGAGGCGATCAGCAAAGCCAGGCAGACAGGAGTGGCAATGGCGAGACAGAGCACCCTCAGGTAGCATGGATCATCTCCCCTTTGATGATTCTCATAGGTGGTTGGCAGGAAGGACACTAACAGCCGGTCGGCAAACCAGTAGCAAGGAAATATGAGCCCCCAGGCTAGGGAATGAAGGGTCTGTAGGAAGGAATTTGGAAAAGCAGACGTGTACAAAACCATGGCAACAGAATGATGGCTGCAATCTATGAGCTCCTACATCATGCCCGAGCCATCACTGTGTCAATGAACATCTCAGATGATCCTGACATTAATCATCTGGGAGACAACTTCATCATTTTCTTTTCAAGGGTATATGAAGAAGGATAAGTGGCTGTGATTAATAAGAGGCGTCTCACAAATTGACACACATGGGTTCCATTCAAGTCTGGTCTCCGCAGATCCATCCAAAGTCCATGGGAAATATTTCTGCTTCCAACCTCATTTCTTGGAATGACAGCAGGAAAGCACCTgcaggaaaagcagaaagggaAACCATCAGAGACAGGGTTGTGCCCATAGAGGGCGGTTATATTTTCATTCTGTTAAATACAATGCTTACAATACCCGTGGCACAGGTGCCCAAGAGATGCATTTATGTTACGTGGCTGTTCTCCTGGAATTCAGACCGAAAGTGAGTGCATTTCTACAGCCCCATCTCAAGACATGAGAAGTGATCCTCTCAGACACTAAAGGTTCACTATGAATAATCAGATGAGTTATTAAAggttcacaatcaataaccatCTAACACAGGAGCATCAACAACTGCCTAAGGCATGAAAGATTCACAATGAACTGTCTGAAATGCAAGAGCTTCACTATCAACAACTCTGAGGCACTAAGGGTTCATTGTCAACGACCCACTGAGACACAAGTCATTTACTATCAACAACCTTCTTGAGGGTTCACTATCAACAACGTTCTTGAGAGTTCATTATCAATAACCTGAAGATACAAAAGGTTATTTTTATTGTCACCATGGAGAGATAAAATGTTCCCTATCAACAGGGGACAAAATGTTCCCTATCAATGAGACATATGATGTTCCCTACCAATAATTATATGAAGCATGCGGCCCAGTATTAACAACCAGCTGAGGCACAAGCAATTTACTATCAGCCAAAACCACCCAAGTATGAAACACTAATCATACCAGACATGAggttcacaatcaataaccatCTGAGACATGAGAGGTTTGCTACTGACAAACACTTGTGCTACAAGAGGTCAAGACATGTGACTGAGTTTCACATAAACAGCTGGCTGAAATGTGAGAGTCCATATCAACAACTGTCAGAAGCCTCAAATATCCCAATAACCATCAGGGAGAGAAGAATGTCATCCATCTGGAACTACTGAACCACTCTGCTCGTCTGTAATGTAACAGGATCATATCATGAGTGTGCTGCACTGTTACTTCAATGGTCTGCCATATTATAATTTAGATTATATCATAAGTGTTCAGCATGTTAATACAACAGAATTGAAAACTCCTAGGAGTGGTGTAGAATGGAGGGACCTAGGAGTACAAGtatatgggggaggggaggagggactgaaaatgagaaaaaacaGGGGTCGACAAATTGGGGCCGGCAATTGATTACCTCACGCAAGGAGtttccctgataggctgattgtCGTATTTATTGCTATATTTATATGGCTAGACCGGTAATATTGTAGAGTGATATCATGGGAGCAGGTAGTATTGCCCACCAGGTTTGTTTTGACaatcaagcatccatttacaccAATGCTATTTTATTGTCCCCATATTCCTATTACCTTTTGCAAGTTTCCataaag is part of the Rhinoraja longicauda isolate Sanriku21f chromosome 6, sRhiLon1.1, whole genome shotgun sequence genome and harbors:
- the smpd3 gene encoding sphingomyelin phosphodiesterase 3 isoform X1: MVLYTSAFPNSFLQTLHSLAWGLIFPCYWFADRLLVSFLPTTYENHQRGDDPCYLRVLCLAIATPVCLALLIASLPFALVGFVIWAPLQSARRPYVYSKFEDSSEAGGATGPGNWKALGGKSFCFATANVCLLPDSLARFNNLSNTQLRSCEVGRRIRNGASRPQIKIYIDSPTNTSISAASWSSLACPHPSENNRANSTGIKRTSSMDYKGDNFIGNCSENSKDSKLSWEQSDGDSNSCIVRICNEEATSSAGKEADACSVQVTITQPTEQGEVEAEDQNDQIPNHRQKEGDRSSLDSNNTSRESLIKFRIVDGMTDYGTTPNNKFVHKASVMKKSSLRKKRHQGETFDHELSAFFPANLDFLCLQEVFDKRSAERLKTQLNPYFQYVLYDVGTYAWQSCCSFKFLNSGLFFASRYPILDVEFQCYPNGKGSDSLAAKGALFVKVHVGTTPQDQRIVGYVSCTHLQALAGDASIRCEQMDHLLNWLSEFRKSTSSPSTEELLAFDVLCGDFNFDNCSSEDKLEQQHSLFTQYKDPCRLSPGEEQPWVIGTLMDPEGLYDEDTITPDNLQKVLESEEGRREYLVFSHCKNQPASQKGRKVPLKGCGRRIDYALYSEESLNPDWKMVRITLLLKPKLLMSDSRGNGWHYPLVKERIPQAVWIEWRMRPNGQLYPKVSINAMSQLSL
- the smpd3 gene encoding sphingomyelin phosphodiesterase 3 isoform X2, which translates into the protein MVLYTSAFPNSFLQTLHSLAWGLIFPCYWFADRLLVSFLPTTYENHQRGDDPCYLRVLCLAIATPVCLALLIASLPFALVGFVIWAPLQSARRPYVYSKFEDSSEAGGATGPGNWKALGGKSFCFATANVCLLPDSLARFNNLSNTQLRSCEVGRRIRNGASRPQIKIYIDSPTNTSISAASWSSLACPHPSENNRANSTGIKRTSSMDYKGDNFIGNCSENSKDSKLSWEQSDGDSNSCIVRICNEEATSSAGKEADACSVQVTITQPTEQGEVEAEDQNDQIPNHRQKEGDRSSLDSNNTSRESLIKFRIVDGMTDYGTTPNNKFVHKASVMKKSSLRKKRHQGETFDHELSAFFPANLDFLCLQEVFDKRSAERLKTQLNPYFQYVLYDVGTYAWQSCCSFKFLNSGLFFASRYPILDVEFQCYPNGKGSDSLAAKGALFVKVHVGTTPQDQRIVGYVSCTHLQALAGDASIRCEQMDHLLNWLSEFRKSTSSPSTEELLAFDVLCGDFNFDNCSSEDKLEQQHSLFTQYKDPCRLSPGEEQPWVIGTLMDPEGLYDEDTITPDNLQKVLESEEGRREYLVFSHCKNQPASQKGRKVPLKGCGRRIDYALYSEESLNPDWKMEVEEFSFVTQLAGLTDHLAVAMRLSVSIREEDP